From the Anaeromyxobacter dehalogenans 2CP-1 genome, the window GGCGGCCGCGCCGCCCACCGCGAACAGCGAGGCGACCGCGGTGACGCCGAGGACCATGCCGAAGACGATGAGCGCCTTCACGCCGATCGAGGCGGTGACCGGGGTGCCGAAGATGCCGCCCGCGAGCAGCACGCCCGCGTAGCCGCCGTACAGGAGCGCGGGGAGGAGCGCGACCGCGAGGAAGACCGCGAGACCGATGCCGGCGCCGACGAGAGCGGGGACCTTGTTCTTGTTCGCCATGACCTTCTCCTTGTTCGCTGGGGCCGTCCGTCCGGCCATCCGCCCTCTCGTTGTGCACGGCCCCTGCCAGCCTTCTGCGCCCCGGATCTCGCGGGGTTGCGCGCCGTCGTGTCGGGACTTCCCGACCCGCGCTCCGCCGGTCCCGACTGGGGGAGGTCTGCGCGTCCGTGTGGTAGGTTCTCGCGCGTGAACGCGTTCAAGCCCCACCTCGCCTCGGTCGCCGACTACCCGTACGCGAAGGTCGATGCGCGCCTGAAGCTCGACCAGAACGAGAGCCCCGACGACCTCCCGCCCGACCTGAAGGCCCGCGCGCTGGAGCGCATCGCCGCCGCCGCCTGGAACCGCTACCCCGAGCTGCACGCCGAGGACGTGCGGGCGGCGCTGGCGCGACACGAGGGCTGGGACCCGCAGGGCGTGGTGCTCGCGCCGGGCTCGAACCTGCTCGTGCTCGCGCTCACGCAGGCCGCGCGCACCGTCGTCGACACGGTGCCGGCGTTCCCCTACTACAAGGGCGGCAGCCTCGCGACCGGCACGCCGTGGCGCGGCATCCCGCTCGCGCCCGGGTTCGCGATCCCCATGGACGCGCTGCTCGCCGCCATGGACGGCGCGGGCGGCGTGCTGTTCCTGCCCAACCCGCACGCGCCCACCGGGCAGCTCTTCGCGACCGGCGACGTGGAGCGGCTCGCCGAGCGCGCCCGCCAGCAGGGCTGGGTGCTGGTGGTGGACGAGGCGTACCACGCGTTCGCGGGCAGCGACGCCCGGCCGCTGGCGCGCGCGAACGACCACGTGGCGGTGCTGCGCACGTTCTCGAAGTCCTGGTGCCTGGGCGGCGTCCGCGCCGGCTACCTGCTCGCGTCGCCGAAGGTGGCGGCGGTGGTCCGCGCCTGCCTGCCGCCGTTCTGCATCCCGGTGCACACCGGCGCGATCCTGCAGACGGTGCTCGAGGCGCCCGGCTACGTGGGCGAGCTGGCGCAGCGGATCCAGGCCGAGCGCGCCCGCGTGCTCGAGGCGCTCTCGACGCACCCGACCTGGCGCCCCTATCCCAGCGCCGCGAACTACGTCCTCGTCCGCACGCCGGACGCGAAGGCGGCCTGGGACCACCTGCTCTCGCGCGGCATCCTGGTCCGCCGGCAGGACCACTACGCCGGGCTGGAGGGCTGCATCCGCATCACCATCGGCACGCGCGCCGAGAACGACGCGCTGCTGGCGGCGGCGGCCGAGGCCCGCTGAGGCCGGGGCCGCCGGCTCCGGCTCCGGCTCGACGCTGCGCGACCCGATCCGGCGGGCGCCCCGCCCGCGGCGCTCACCCGGCGCGCCGCGGCACCACCGCGCCGGTCCGCCGCGCGTACGCCTCCCACTCGGCGCCGAACCGCGCCGCCGCCTCGCGCTCCTCGGCGGCGGCGGCGAAGCCGTAGCTCGCGAGCGCGAGCGCGGTCGAGAGGAGCCCGGCGCTCGAGGGCAGGCGCAGGAGGTGGCCCGCGAGCACCATGCCGAGCCCGAGGTAGAGCGGGTGGCGGATGCGCGCGTACGGGCCACCGGTCGCGAGCCGTCCCCGGCCCGCCTCCAGCCGGGCGCGGAACGAGGCGCCCGCCAGGAGGAAGCCGGCGACCAGCAGCAGGCCGCCCGGGATGCGGCCGGCCAGCCCGGGATCGACGGCGCCCGCGCGCGGGACGAACCCGTACGCGGCCGCGAGGGTCACGGCGATCGCCGCGACGTACACCAGGATGCCCGCGAAGTCGCGCCCGCGCTCCGGCAGCGTGAAGCGGTACCCGAGCACGATCGCGAGCGCGGAGATCGCGAGGGTGAGGCTGCCTTCGGCGGAGAGCAGGGATTCCACGCGGGCTCCGGGCGTCAGGCGGCGATGGCCGGGGTGGCCTGGCCGTCCTTCACGACCTCCTTGCGCTTCCAGAGGAAGTAGATGGCCGGGTACACGGTCAGCTCGAGGAGGAAGCTCGTCACCAGGCCGCCCACCATGGGCGCGGCGATGCGCTTCATGAGATCCGCGCCGGTGCCGGTGGACCACATGATCGGCAGCAGGCCCAGCATGGCGGCGAGCACGGTCATCGCCTTCGGCCGCACGCGCTTCACCGCGCCGTGGATGATCGCCTCCACCAGGTCGCTCTCGGTGCGCAGCAGCCCCTTCTTCTTGTACTCGTCGTGGGAGAGGTCGAGGAACAGCAGCATGAACACCCCGGTCTCGGCGTCGAGCCCCATCAGCGCGATGAGCCCGACCCAGACCGCGATCGACATGTTGTAGTCGAGCATCCACAGCAGCCAGATGGCGCCGATGGCGGAGAACGGCACCGCCAGCATGATGACGCTCGCCTTGAAGGTGCTCCGGGTGTTCATGTAGAGCAGGAAGAAGATGAGCACGAGCGTGATGGGCAGGATGAGCTTCAGCCGCTCGTTCACGCGCATCATGTTCTCGTACTGGCCGCTCCAGGTCATCGAGTAGCCGGTGGGCGTCTTCACGCCCGCCGCGACCGCCTTCTTCGCCTGCTCGACGTAGCTGCCCACGTCCACCTTCGAGGTGTCGAAGTCCACGAAGACGTAGCCGGCCAGCAGGCCGTTCTCGTCGCGGATCATCGACGGGCCCTGCGCCAGCTCCACGTCGGCGATCTCCTCCATGGGGATCTGGCCCTGGCCGCCCGGCAGCGGCAGCAGCACGCGCCGGAGCGACTGGAGGTCCTCGCGGTAGTCGCGCGCGTAGCGGACGTTGATGCCGTAGCGCTCGCGGCCCATCACGGTGGTGGACTGGTTGTCGCCGCCCACCGCGGTCATGACCATCATGTTCGCGGCGTCCACGCTCAGCCCGTAGCGGGCGAGCTGGTCGCGCTTCAGCACGAAGTCGAGGAAGTAGCCGCCGGCCACGCGCTCCGCGTAGACGCTGCGGGTGCCGGGCACCTTGGTGAGCGCCGCCTCGACGTCGAGGCCGATCTTCTCGATCTCGGCCAGGTCCGCGCCCGCCACCTTGATGCCGATGGGCGTGCGGATGCCGGTCGAGAGCATGTCGTTGCGCCCCTTGATCGGCATGGTCCAGGCGTTCGAGATGCCGGGGAGCTGCAGCGCCTGGTCCATCTCGTGCTCGAGCTCCTCGTACGAGATCCGGTCGCGCCAGAACGGGCGCAGGCCCGCCTTCAGCCACTCCGGCGCCCAGGACGAGTACCAGCGCGGGTGCTCGCGCCACTCGCGCTCCGGCTTCAGGATGATGGTCGTCTCCATCATGGTGAACGGCGCCGGGTCGGTGGAGGTGTTGGCGCGGCCCGCCTTCCCGAAGACGCGCTCCACCTCGGGGAAGGTCTTCAGGATCTTGTCCTGCACCTGCAGCGCCTTCTGCGCCTCGGCCACCGACATGCCCGGCTCGACCGCGCTCGGCATGTAGAGGATCGTCCCCTCGCGCAGCGGCGGCATGTACTCCGAGCCGAGGTGCCGGAACACCGGGATGGTGGTGAGCACGAGCAGCGCGCTCACCGCGATGGTGGCCTTGGCGTGGCGGACCACGAAGCGGCAGGGGCGCTCGTACAGGTGGTGCAGGACGCGCGAGATGGGGTGGCCTTCCTCCGAGTAGTACCTGCCCACCAGCACGCGGGTGGCGATCGCCGAGGCGAAGCGGGGCCGGAAGGTGTACGGCTCGATGCGCGCGAACAGCATGCGCATGGCCGGGTCGAGCGTGATCGCGAGCAGCGCCGCGATCGCCATGGCGAGGTTCTTCGAGTACGCGAGCGGCCGGAACAGCCGTCCCTCTTGATCCACCAGGGTGAACACCGGCATGAACGCGACCGCGATGACGAGCAGCGAGAAGAACACCCCCGGCCCGACCTCGAGGAGCGCCTCGAGGCGGACCTCGTGGAAGTCGCCCTTCTTCCCGTCCTGTATCCAGTGGTGGATCTTGTTGTAGGCGTTCTCGACCTCGACGATGGCGCCGTCCACCAGCACGCCGATCGAGATCGCGATCCCGGAGAGCGACATCAGGTTCGCGTTCAGGCCCATCAGGTACATGGGGATGAACGAGAGCGCGACCGACACCGGGATGGTGACGATGGGGATGATCGCCGACGGGATGTGCCACAGGAAGATGAGGATGATGATCGAGACGATGATCACCTCCTCGATCACCTTGTGCGTCACCGTCTCGATGGCGTGGTCGATGAGCTCGGACCGATCGTAGGTGGTGACCACCTCGACGCCCTTCGGCAGCGACGGCTTCACCTCCTCGAGCTTGGCCTTCACGCGGTGGATCACGTTGAGGGCGTTCTCGCCGTGGCGCATCACCACGATGCCGCCCACCACGTCGCCCTCGCCGTCGAGGTCGGCCACCCCGCGTCGCATCTCCGGGCCGAGCGCCACCGTGGCCACGTCCTTCACCAGGACCGGCGTGCCGCCCTCCGCCTTGAGCACGATGTTCTCGAGGTCCGCGATGGTCTTCACGTAGCCGCGGCCGCGAACCATGTACTCCCGGCCCGCCAGCTCCACCAGGCGGCCGCCCACGTCGTTGTTGCCGGCGCGGACCGCCTGCACCACCGCGTCGAGCGGCAGCTTGTAGGCGGCGAGCGCGTTCGGGTTGACGGTCACCTGGTACTGCCGGACCTGGCCGCCCACCGTGGCGACCTCCGACACGCCCGGCACGCTCTGGACGGAGTAGCGCAGGAACCAGTCCTGGTAGGAGCGGAGCTCGTCCGACGAGTGCTGCCCGGAGCGGTCCACAAGCGCGTACTGGAAGATCCAGCCGACGCCGGTCGCGTCCGGGCCGAGCTCGGTCTTCACGCCGGCCGGGAGCTGCGGCTGGATCTTGGAGAGGTACTCGAGCACGCGGGTGCGCGCCCAGTAGAGGTCGGTCCCGTCCTCGAAGATGACGTAGACGTAGCTGAAGCCGAAGTCGGAGAAGCCGCGGATCGCCTTCACCTTCGGCGCGCCGAGCAGCGCCGTGGTGATCGGATACGTGACCTGGTCCTCGATGATGTCCGGGCTGCGATCCCACTGCGAGTAGACGATGACCTGGGTGTCGGACTGGTCCGGCAGCGCGTCGAGCGGGATGTTCCGCATCGTCCACCACGCGCCGACCAGCGCCACCACCGTGGCCGCGATGACCAGGTACTTGTTGTGCGCGGAGAAGCGGATGATGGCCTTGATCATGGCTCACCGCCCTCCGTGCCCGGCGTGGCCGGAGCCCGCGTCCGCGCCGCCGGACGCCTCGCCCGCGTCGGCCGGCGTCGCCGCGGCCGGAGCCGCCGGCGCGCCGCCGGACGGCGCGAGCGCCGCGAGCGAGGCGCGCAGCCGCGACTCCGAGTCGATGAGGAAGTTCGCCCGGGTGACGACCTTCTCGCCCTCGTGCAGGCCCGAGACGACCTCGACGGAGGTGCCGTCGGACGCGCCGAGCTTCACCGCGCGCGGCTGGAACTTGCCCTCCTCGAGCGCCACGAACACCACGCTCTGCGTGCCCGAGTCGATCACCGCGTCGGCCGGCACGCGCAGCCCCTCGCGCGCCTTCCCCTGCAGGACCACCTCGCCGAACATCTCCGGCCTGAGCTCGCCGGTCGGGTTCGCGAACGCGAGCCGGACCTTCACCGTGCGCGTCTTGGGATCGAGCAGCGGGTCGATGAACGACACCTTCCCCTTGAACGGGTGGTCGGGGAAGGCGTTCAGCGTGAGCGTGGCCGGCAGGCCGACCTTCACGTTGCGCAGCTCGCGCTCGTACACGTCGGCGAGCACCCAGACCTGGGAGAGGTCCACGATCTCGTAGGGCATGGCCCCCGCGTCGAGCTTCATCCCCTCGACCACGTCCTTCTTCACCACCACGCCGGAGATGGGCGAGTAGAAGGTGAGCGTCTTCGTCGGCTTGCCGGTCTCCTCCAGCTTGCGGATCTCCGCCGGCGGGACGTCCCAGAGCTGCAGCTTGCGCCGCGCGGCCTCGACGAGCGCGTCGCCCCCGACCGCGCGCGAGCCCGCCAGCGTGCCCTGCGTGCGCAGCGCGAGCAGGAGCTCCTCCTGCGCGGCGAGCAGGTCCGGGCTGTAGACCGAGAACAGCGGCTCGCCGCGCTTCACCGGCTTGCCCACGAAGTCCACGTAGATGCGCTCCACGTAGACCGGGATCTTCACGTTCACGTGCTTCACGCGCGTCTCGTCCACCGCGACCCGGCCGACCGTGCGCCAGGCGCCGCCGACGGTGCCGCGCGTCACCTGGGCCGTCCGGAGCCCGATGAGCTGCTGCCGCGAGGGGTCGATGCTCACCGTGGCGAGCCCCTCGACGTCGGCCGCGCCCCCGCCCCCGTCCACCTTCACCAGCTTCATGCCGCAGATCGGGCAGTCGCCGGGGTGGTCCTGCACGACGCTCGGGTGCATCGGGCACTGGTACTGCGGCTTCTGCTCGCCGGCGCCGGCCCTGGCGCCACCCCCCGCGGCCGCGCCGCTCCCGGCGCCGCCCTGCGGCTGCTCCATGGGGACGAGCTTCATGCCGCAGAGCGGGCAGTCGCCCGGGTGGTCCTGCACGATCGTCGGGTGCATCGGGCAGGTGTAGAGCTGCTTCGTCTCGGCGTGGGCCGCGTGGTCGTGGCCGTCGCCGCCGGCGGCCTCGCCGCCGCGCAGGCCGCCGGCGAGCAGCACCGCGCCGCCGCCCAGGGCCGCGCCCGCGAGCAGCGCCGCGAGCAGGATCAGCGCCCCGCGCGCGCGCCGCGGCGGGGGGGGGACGTTCGGGTTCGTCGGGATCGTCGCGTCGCTCACATGCCACCGCCCATCGAGGAAGAGGAAGAAGAGGAGGAGCCGCCGGTGGCCGCCGCCTGCGCGCCGCCGCCCGCCGCACGGGCCGGGGCGGCGGCGGAGGCCGCACCACCCGCGCCGGGCATGCCCCCGCCCGCGCCCGCGGCGCCGCCCGGGAGCGCCTCGTCGAGGCTGACCTCGCGCGCGGCGACCCACAGCCGCTGCGCCTCGGCCGCCACGCCGAGGAACCCCTCCTCGTCGGAGACCGTGCCGGCCAGCGCCTCGAGCACCGACGCGAACGGCACCCGGCCGGTGACGTACTGCGCGAGCGCGCTCTCCGCGGTCGCGCGCGACTGCACCAGGAGCCCGCCGCGGTAGAGCGCGAGCGTCTCGAGCGCGGCCGCCAGCGACTCCTCGCGCTGCAGCGCGCGGAGGCGCACCACCTGCGCGAACGCGTCCGCCGCGGCGACGCCGTTCTCGGCTCGGGCCGCGCTCATGGCCACCGCGCGCGACTGCTTGCGCCCCGAGAAGATCGGCAGCGGGACCGACAGTCCAACCTGCCACATCGGCTCGAGCGCGCCGCGCGGCATCAGGCCCGCGCTCAGGGTGACGTCCGGGAAGCGCTCGCGCCGCGCCAGCGCCGCCTCGCGATCCGCCTGCTGCGCCGCCGCCCGCGCCGAGGCCAGCTCCGGGCTGCGCGCCTCCGCGTCGGCGAGCGCCGCGTCGCGCTCCGGCAGCGCCGGGTCGGCGAGCGCCTCCAGGCTGGCGATGGTCTCGACGGGCTCGCCGGCGGGCTGGCCGCGCAGGCGGTTCACCACCGCCCGCCGGGCGCGCTCCTCCGCCTCGAGCGCGACGCGCCGCTGCCGCAGGCGCGTCCGCTCGAGCTGCGCGCGGAGCAGGTCGGTCTGGGCGCCCACGCCGGACTCGTAGCGGGAGCGGGCGGTGCCCTCCGACCGTGCCCAGAGCGCCTCCAGGCGCCCGAGGAGCGCCAGCCGGTCGCGGACCAGCACGAGGTCCACGTAGGCGCGGCGCATGTCCGCCTCGGCGCCGAGCCGCGCGCGGTCCAGCGACGCGATCGCCGCGCTCGCGCCGGCCGCCGCCGCCTCGGCCCGCAGCGCGCGCTTGCCCGGGAACGGGAACGTCTGCGCGAGGCCGATGGAGTAGTAGCTCGTCTCCATCTTGCCGACCTGGATCCCGCCGAAGCCGTCGTTCTGCAGGCCCAGCGACAGCACCGGATCCGGCAGCGCGCCGGCCTGCGGGACGCGCTCGTGCTCGGCGCGGGCCATGGCGTGCGCGGAGCGGAGCTCGGGCCGCGCCTCGAGCGTCTCCGAGACGAGCCGGGCGAGCGCGGGATCGTCGTCGAGCGGGACGCGCCCCTCCGCGGCGGCGAGGGCCGGCGCGGCGGCGACGAGGAGCAGGATTGCGGGACGGAGTCGTCTCATACGGGGCAGCTTCCCAAGCAGCGCGCGTGCCACCCGGCGGCGGCCGGACCGCAGCCTGATCAGGCGGAAATCCGTCGGTTTTCGACGGACCGGCCCCACCGCACGCGTCACGTGTAACCCGCGGCGTCACGCATTCCCGCGTGAACCCAGGGCCCCCTCCATCGGGCCCCGGCGGGGTATCCTGCCGCGGACCGCGCCCCCCGGCCCCGCCGACCCCATGCCCGTTCGCAACCCAGCCCTACCGTCCGCGACGACCGACGCGGAGCGCCGGGTGGCGAGCGTCGCGTGGGAGGCGCTCGACGGCACGGGTCCCGGCCTCGGGCCGGAGCTCGCCGAGGTGCTCGCCGGCGGCGCCGCGGAGCGGGTCGTGACCCGCGCGCTGCGCGCCCGGCCGGCGCTCGACGCCCAGGGGCGCGCCGCGGTGGCGGAGGCGATCTTCGGGGTGGGGCTCTGGCGCCGCCGGCTGCGCGCGCAGCTCGGCGATCCGCTGGCGCCGCCGGCGCTGCTGCTCGCGGCGCTGCTGCGCGACCTGGGTCGCCGCGAGGCGGGCGTCGCCGAGGCGCTCGCGGGCGTCCCCGCGGGCGCGCTCCCGCCGCCGCGTCCGCCCCCGGCCGCGCGCGCCGACCGGTTCTCCCTGCCCGGCTGGCTCGACGCCGAGCTCGAAGCGGCGGCCGGCCCGGAGGCGGACGCGCTCGCCGCGGCGCTGTGCCTGCCCGGCCCGGTCGCGCTCCGGGCGAACCGGCTCCGCATCGAGCCGGCGGCGCTCGCGGCGCGCCTCGGGGCCGAGGGCGTGCGCACCCGGCCCGGCGCGCTCGCGCGCGCGTGCCTCGTGGTGGAGGGCCCGCGGCCGAACGTGTACGGGCTGCGCGCCTGGCAGGAGGGGCTGCTCGAGGTGCAGGACGAGGGGAGCCAGGTCCTCGGCGACGCGGTGGGCGCGCGCGCCGGCGAGGCGGTGCTCGACGCCTGCGCCGGGGCCGGCGGGAAGACGCTCCTGCTCGCCGCGGCGGTGGGACCTGCGGGCCGCGTGCACGCCGTGGATCCCGACGCGGAGCGGCTGGTGCGCCTGCGGACCCGCGCGATCGCCGCGGGCGCGGCACGCATCGTGGCGGTGCACGGCGCCGCCGCGCCGGCCGAGCTCCGGGTGGACCGCGCCCTGGTGGACGCGCCCTGCTCCGAGCTCGGCGCGCTCCGCCGCGGGCCGGACCTGCGCTGGCGGCTCGATCCCGCCGCGTTCGAGCGGCTGCCCGCGCTGCAGGCGCGGATCCTCGAGCGCGCCGCCGCGCGCGTGCGCCCCGGCGGCCGGCTGGTCTACGCGACCTGCACGTTCCGCCGCGCCGAGGACGAGGACGTCGCCGAGGCGTTCGAGGCGGCGCACCCGGAGTTCGCGCGCGTCGCCCCGGACGCGCCGGCGAGCACGCTGACGAAGGACGGCTTCCTGCGGACCTGGCCGCACCGCGACGGCACCGACGCGTTCTTCGCGGCGGCGTGGGTGCGGAGGGGATAGCCGCGCGCGCTACCTGGCCTTCGCCGCGCGCGCTGCCAGCAGCTTCGCGCCCCCATGCGCCTCGAGCGCGACCTCCAGCGCCCGCGCGTAGTCGGGCCGCGCGCCCTCGAGCCGCGCGCGCCCTCGCTCGGTCAGCACCGTGTACACGCCGCGCTTGTCGTCCGGGCACAGGTCGCGGACGGTGAGGCCGCCGCGCTCCAGGCGCTCGACCATCCGCGAGACCGAGCTCTGGTTCAGGCGCAGCTGGCCGGCCAGCTCCTGCATGCGCAGCTCGGAGTCCGGAGCCCGCGCCAGCAGCTCCAGCGCGCGGAACTCCGTCAGCCCGAGCCCGTGCCGGGCTTGCAGCACCTTGCCCAGATCGGCCTCGACCTGGGCGACGAGCTGGACCAGCTCGAGCCACGCATCGCCTCGCCTCGACGTCACCGGCGCGCGCTCCTCTCGGACGGCATGCGGCGCATGCTCTCACGTGCATGCCCATGCAAGCAATGGGCAGCGGGGGTCGCGCCCGCCCGTCAGGCGCGCGCCCGGGGCGCTCCCGGCGCGGGCCGGGCGCCGTCGGCGAGCTTCAGCCAGACGACGCCGGCGATGATGACCGCCAGCCAGAACGCCTGGACCGGCGTCAGCGACTGGTCGAGCAGGACGCTGCCCAGGATCGCGGCGCCCACCGAGCCGATGCCGGCCCACACCGCGTAGCCGATGCCCACGTCGATCGTGCGCAGGGCGACGCTCAGCGCGTACAGCGTCAGCAGGAAGAACACCCCGGCGGAGATGGACCAGCCGGGCACGGTGAACGCCCGGCTGCCGGCGACGCTGAGGGCGTAGCCGATCTCGAAGGCCCCCGCGAGCAGCAGCATGATCCACGCCCGCCCACTGCCCCTGTTCGTCTCGTTCGTCGTCGTCACGTCTCGCTCCTCGTCGATGATCAGGAGGGATGAAGGAATGAAGGGATGACGGCCCCTGCGGTCAGGC encodes:
- a CDS encoding pyridoxal phosphate-dependent aminotransferase, with amino-acid sequence MNAFKPHLASVADYPYAKVDARLKLDQNESPDDLPPDLKARALERIAAAAWNRYPELHAEDVRAALARHEGWDPQGVVLAPGSNLLVLALTQAARTVVDTVPAFPYYKGGSLATGTPWRGIPLAPGFAIPMDALLAAMDGAGGVLFLPNPHAPTGQLFATGDVERLAERARQQGWVLVVDEAYHAFAGSDARPLARANDHVAVLRTFSKSWCLGGVRAGYLLASPKVAAVVRACLPPFCIPVHTGAILQTVLEAPGYVGELAQRIQAERARVLEALSTHPTWRPYPSAANYVLVRTPDAKAAWDHLLSRGILVRRQDHYAGLEGCIRITIGTRAENDALLAAAAEAR
- a CDS encoding methyltransferase family protein, whose amino-acid sequence is MESLLSAEGSLTLAISALAIVLGYRFTLPERGRDFAGILVYVAAIAVTLAAAYGFVPRAGAVDPGLAGRIPGGLLLVAGFLLAGASFRARLEAGRGRLATGGPYARIRHPLYLGLGMVLAGHLLRLPSSAGLLSTALALASYGFAAAAEEREAAARFGAEWEAYARRTGAVVPRRAG
- a CDS encoding efflux RND transporter permease subunit, which produces MIKAIIRFSAHNKYLVIAATVVALVGAWWTMRNIPLDALPDQSDTQVIVYSQWDRSPDIIEDQVTYPITTALLGAPKVKAIRGFSDFGFSYVYVIFEDGTDLYWARTRVLEYLSKIQPQLPAGVKTELGPDATGVGWIFQYALVDRSGQHSSDELRSYQDWFLRYSVQSVPGVSEVATVGGQVRQYQVTVNPNALAAYKLPLDAVVQAVRAGNNDVGGRLVELAGREYMVRGRGYVKTIADLENIVLKAEGGTPVLVKDVATVALGPEMRRGVADLDGEGDVVGGIVVMRHGENALNVIHRVKAKLEEVKPSLPKGVEVVTTYDRSELIDHAIETVTHKVIEEVIIVSIIILIFLWHIPSAIIPIVTIPVSVALSFIPMYLMGLNANLMSLSGIAISIGVLVDGAIVEVENAYNKIHHWIQDGKKGDFHEVRLEALLEVGPGVFFSLLVIAVAFMPVFTLVDQEGRLFRPLAYSKNLAMAIAALLAITLDPAMRMLFARIEPYTFRPRFASAIATRVLVGRYYSEEGHPISRVLHHLYERPCRFVVRHAKATIAVSALLVLTTIPVFRHLGSEYMPPLREGTILYMPSAVEPGMSVAEAQKALQVQDKILKTFPEVERVFGKAGRANTSTDPAPFTMMETTIILKPEREWREHPRWYSSWAPEWLKAGLRPFWRDRISYEELEHEMDQALQLPGISNAWTMPIKGRNDMLSTGIRTPIGIKVAGADLAEIEKIGLDVEAALTKVPGTRSVYAERVAGGYFLDFVLKRDQLARYGLSVDAANMMVMTAVGGDNQSTTVMGRERYGINVRYARDYREDLQSLRRVLLPLPGGQGQIPMEEIADVELAQGPSMIRDENGLLAGYVFVDFDTSKVDVGSYVEQAKKAVAAGVKTPTGYSMTWSGQYENMMRVNERLKLILPITLVLIFFLLYMNTRSTFKASVIMLAVPFSAIGAIWLLWMLDYNMSIAVWVGLIALMGLDAETGVFMLLFLDLSHDEYKKKGLLRTESDLVEAIIHGAVKRVRPKAMTVLAAMLGLLPIMWSTGTGADLMKRIAAPMVGGLVTSFLLELTVYPAIYFLWKRKEVVKDGQATPAIAA
- a CDS encoding efflux RND transporter periplasmic adaptor subunit, which codes for MSDATIPTNPNVPPPPRRARGALILLAALLAGAALGGGAVLLAGGLRGGEAAGGDGHDHAAHAETKQLYTCPMHPTIVQDHPGDCPLCGMKLVPMEQPQGGAGSGAAAGGGARAGAGEQKPQYQCPMHPSVVQDHPGDCPICGMKLVKVDGGGGAADVEGLATVSIDPSRQQLIGLRTAQVTRGTVGGAWRTVGRVAVDETRVKHVNVKIPVYVERIYVDFVGKPVKRGEPLFSVYSPDLLAAQEELLLALRTQGTLAGSRAVGGDALVEAARRKLQLWDVPPAEIRKLEETGKPTKTLTFYSPISGVVVKKDVVEGMKLDAGAMPYEIVDLSQVWVLADVYERELRNVKVGLPATLTLNAFPDHPFKGKVSFIDPLLDPKTRTVKVRLAFANPTGELRPEMFGEVVLQGKAREGLRVPADAVIDSGTQSVVFVALEEGKFQPRAVKLGASDGTSVEVVSGLHEGEKVVTRANFLIDSESRLRASLAALAPSGGAPAAPAAATPADAGEASGGADAGSGHAGHGGR
- a CDS encoding TolC family protein, translating into MRRLRPAILLLVAAAPALAAAEGRVPLDDDPALARLVSETLEARPELRSAHAMARAEHERVPQAGALPDPVLSLGLQNDGFGGIQVGKMETSYYSIGLAQTFPFPGKRALRAEAAAAGASAAIASLDRARLGAEADMRRAYVDLVLVRDRLALLGRLEALWARSEGTARSRYESGVGAQTDLLRAQLERTRLRQRRVALEAEERARRAVVNRLRGQPAGEPVETIASLEALADPALPERDAALADAEARSPELASARAAAQQADREAALARRERFPDVTLSAGLMPRGALEPMWQVGLSVPLPIFSGRKQSRAVAMSAARAENGVAAADAFAQVVRLRALQREESLAAALETLALYRGGLLVQSRATAESALAQYVTGRVPFASVLEALAGTVSDEEGFLGVAAEAQRLWVAAREVSLDEALPGGAAGAGGGMPGAGGAASAAAPARAAGGGAQAAATGGSSSSSSSSMGGGM
- a CDS encoding RsmB/NOP family class I SAM-dependent RNA methyltransferase; the protein is MASVAWEALDGTGPGLGPELAEVLAGGAAERVVTRALRARPALDAQGRAAVAEAIFGVGLWRRRLRAQLGDPLAPPALLLAALLRDLGRREAGVAEALAGVPAGALPPPRPPPAARADRFSLPGWLDAELEAAAGPEADALAAALCLPGPVALRANRLRIEPAALAARLGAEGVRTRPGALARACLVVEGPRPNVYGLRAWQEGLLEVQDEGSQVLGDAVGARAGEAVLDACAGAGGKTLLLAAAVGPAGRVHAVDPDAERLVRLRTRAIAAGAARIVAVHGAAAPAELRVDRALVDAPCSELGALRRGPDLRWRLDPAAFERLPALQARILERAAARVRPGGRLVYATCTFRRAEDEDVAEAFEAAHPEFARVAPDAPASTLTKDGFLRTWPHRDGTDAFFAAAWVRRG
- a CDS encoding MarR family winged helix-turn-helix transcriptional regulator; translated protein: MTSRRGDAWLELVQLVAQVEADLGKVLQARHGLGLTEFRALELLARAPDSELRMQELAGQLRLNQSSVSRMVERLERGGLTVRDLCPDDKRGVYTVLTERGRARLEGARPDYARALEVALEAHGGAKLLAARAAKAR
- a CDS encoding DMT family transporter encodes the protein MTTTNETNRGSGRAWIMLLLAGAFEIGYALSVAGSRAFTVPGWSISAGVFFLLTLYALSVALRTIDVGIGYAVWAGIGSVGAAILGSVLLDQSLTPVQAFWLAVIIAGVVWLKLADGARPAPGAPRARA